In one window of Denticeps clupeoides chromosome 2, fDenClu1.1, whole genome shotgun sequence DNA:
- the alg14 gene encoding UDP-N-acetylglucosamine transferase subunit ALG14, with protein MHALWGILAGLCLVGTVLFLRFYIVLRNGSDCKPGRKGCVSLLVVAGSGGHTAEILRLVASLSQSYSPRHYVLADTDRMSEEKIHTFESSREEKSVFTIHRIPRSREVRQSWSSSVISTLYALLYSIPLVFRLRPDVVLCNGPGTCVPLCAGGLLLGVLGVKRVLIVYVESICRVESLSLSGKLLYPVADYFFVQWENLKAKYPRSIYLGRIV; from the exons ATGCACGCCCTGTGGGGAATATTAGCCGGATTATGTTTGGTGGGGACAGTTTTGTTCCTGCGATTCTATATCGTTCTGCGAAATGGTTCGGACTGTAAACCTGGACGGAAGGGCTGTGTCAGCTTGCTCGTCGTTGCCGGGTCTG GAGGCCACACAGCAGAGATCCTGCGTCTAGTGGCAAGTCTGTCCCAGTCATATAGCCCTCGGCACTATGTCCTAGCCGACACAGACAGGATGAGCGAGGAGAAGATTCACACCTTCGAATCCTCCAGAGAGGAAAAATCTGTG TTTACGATCCACCGGATCCCCCGCAGCCGGGAGGTGCGTCAGTCCTGGAGCTCATCCGTCATCAGCACACTGTATGCTCTGCTCTACTCCATTCCACTGGTCTTCAGGCTCAGGCCTGACGTG gtgctgtgCAACGGCCCGGGAACCTGCGTGCCCCTGTGTGCCGGCGGGCTGCTCCTGGGGGTCCTGGGGGTGAAGAGGGTGCTGATCGTCTACGTGGAGAGCATCTGCCGCGTGGAGAGCCTCTCCCTCTCTGGAAAACTCCTCTACCCTGTCGCCGACTACTTTTTCGTGCAGTGGGAGAACCTGAAGGCCAAGTACCCCAGGTCCATTTACCTGGGGAGAATAGtgtga
- the cnn3a gene encoding calponin-3a encodes MTQFNKGPAYGLSAEVKSKIAQKYDPQKEEELRFWIEEVTGMPIGDNFQKGLKDGVILCELINKLQPGSIKKINHSQLNWHKLENLGNFIKAILVYGLKPNDIFEANDLFENGNMTQVQTTLLALASMAKTKGMDTKIDIGVKYADKQARHFDQEKMKAGQCVIGLQMGTNKCASQAGMTAYGTRRHLYDPKTQADKPFDQTTISLQMGTNKGASQAGMAAPGTRRDIFDQKVAVQPLDSSTISLQMGTNKVASQKGMSVYGLGRQVYDPKYCASPTEPIIHTNGSQGTGTNGSEISDSDYQAEYQEEEYQGSYHDEYSGHYNDQGIDY; translated from the exons ATGACCCAGTTCAACAAGGGACCGGCCTACGGACTCTCTGCAGAAGTGAAAAGCAAG ATTGCGCAGAAATATGATCctcagaaggaggaggagctgcgCTTCTGGATCGAGGAGGTGACCGGCATGCCCATCGGGGACAACTTTCAGAAGGGCCTGAAGGACGGGGTCATCTTGTGCGA GTTGATAAACAAACTGCAGCCCGGCTCCATAAAGAAAATCAACCACTCACAGTTGAACTGGCACAAG CTGGAGAACCTTGGGAATTTCATCAAAGCCATATTAGTGTATGGCCTGAAGCCCAACGATATCTTTGAAGCCAATGACCTTTTTGAAAATGGGAACATGACTCAAGTCCAGACCACACTGCTCGCCCTGGCCAGCATG GCAAAGACCAAAGGCATGGACACCAAGATTGACATTGGTGTGAAGTATGCAGACAAGCAAGCGCGCCATTTTGATCAGGAGAAGATGAAGGCTGGCCAGTGTGTTATTGGGCTTCAG ATGGGGACAAACAAGTGTGCGAGTCAGGCCGGCATGACCGCTTATGGGACCAGAAGACACCTTTACGACCCAAAGACGCAGGCAGACAAGCCTTTTGACCAGACCACTATTAGCCTTCAGATGGGCACCAACAAAGGAGCCAGCCAG GCTGGCATGGCTGCACCAGGTACCAGGAGGGATATCTTTGACCAGAAGGTGGCAGTGCAGCCGTTAGACTCCTCCACCATCTCCCTGCAGATGGGCACCAACAAGGTGGCGTCCCAGAAGGGCATGAGCGTCTACGGCCTGGGCCGGCAGGTCTACGACCCCAAGTACTGCGCGTCCCCAACAGAGCCAATCATCCACACCAACGGCAGCCAAGGCACAGGGACCAATGGCTCTGAGATCAGCGACAGTGACTATCAGGCCGAGTACCAGGAGGAGGAGTACCAGGGCAGCTACCATGACGAGTACAGTGGGCACTACAACGACCAGGGCATCGACTACTAG